The Stigmatella erecta genome window below encodes:
- a CDS encoding ferritin-like domain-containing protein, translating to MDSSSVYRAFLNALRLSLVSPLVLAGCGDEDLTGYTLPACEDDGLAVSGLSPAAPVDAVQLRTRVSTGNEVVNTRATATEGTPCATASYPSACQSTLEGLAPASSFHRICYDICSEYYLATTRGDDVTAHATLESLRGFLGTVDTPQEAALIAFAEGYNLSCGNLKRGGVRTNADGSFSVIGTQGFACGEGTKVTRFILEVSPSGELKEVSRKVIEKGNDNCAIGRRPAGLRTAEEVACTDALGRHFAAAAHLEAASIHAFLRLREELALHGADARLQEAALRSACDEVRHTEVSKRLAGLFGAVPPRPGVEALPLRSLFEVALDNAVEGCVRETFGALVAHHQAAHARDEGIRQVMAQIAEDETRHAGLSWAIDRWVQPKLSAPERERLREARARAVAALREEMATAPEAVLIEEAGLPPPAVAFAMMDSLAQDLWG from the coding sequence ATGGATTCGTCATCGGTGTACCGTGCCTTCCTGAACGCCCTGCGTCTGTCGCTCGTGTCCCCCCTGGTGCTGGCGGGGTGTGGAGACGAGGACCTGACGGGCTACACGCTGCCGGCGTGCGAGGACGATGGGCTCGCGGTGAGTGGCCTGTCTCCTGCGGCACCGGTGGATGCGGTGCAGCTGCGGACGCGGGTCTCCACCGGGAACGAGGTGGTGAATACCCGGGCCACGGCCACCGAGGGGACGCCCTGCGCGACGGCCTCCTACCCCAGCGCGTGCCAGAGCACGCTGGAGGGCCTGGCCCCCGCCAGCAGCTTCCACAGGATCTGTTACGACATCTGCAGCGAGTACTACCTGGCGACGACGCGAGGGGATGACGTCACCGCCCACGCGACGTTGGAGTCCCTCCGGGGATTCCTGGGCACCGTGGACACCCCACAGGAGGCGGCGCTGATCGCCTTCGCCGAGGGGTACAACCTGTCCTGCGGCAATCTGAAGCGCGGCGGGGTGCGGACGAACGCAGATGGGAGCTTCAGCGTCATCGGCACCCAGGGCTTCGCCTGCGGGGAGGGCACGAAGGTCACCCGCTTCATCCTGGAGGTCTCCCCCTCGGGCGAGCTGAAGGAGGTGAGCCGCAAGGTCATCGAGAAGGGGAACGACAACTGCGCGATCGGCCGGCGGCCCGCGGGCCTGCGGACGGCGGAGGAGGTGGCGTGCACGGACGCGCTGGGCCGCCACTTCGCGGCGGCCGCCCACCTGGAGGCGGCCTCCATCCACGCGTTTCTCCGGCTGCGCGAGGAGCTCGCGCTCCACGGGGCCGATGCCCGCCTCCAGGAGGCGGCGCTGAGGAGCGCTTGCGATGAGGTGCGGCACACGGAGGTCTCCAAGCGCCTGGCGGGCCTCTTCGGCGCCGTGCCCCCGCGGCCCGGGGTGGAGGCGCTGCCCCTGCGCTCCCTGTTCGAGGTGGCCCTGGACAACGCGGTGGAGGGCTGCGTGCGGGAGACGTTCGGCGCGCTGGTGGCGCACCACCAGGCCGCCCACGCGCGCGACGAGGGGATTCGCCAGGTGATGGCGCAGATCGCCGAGGATGAGACGCGGCACGCGGGGCTCTCCTGGGCCATTGACCGCTGGGTGCAGCCGAAGCTGTCCGCCCCCGAGCGCGAGCGCCTGCGCGAGGCGCGGGCGCGGGCCGTGGCGGCGCTGCGCGAGGAGATGGCCACCGCGCCCGAGGCCGTGCTCATCGAGGAGGCCGGTCTTCCGCCGCCGGCCGTGGCCTTCGCGATGATGGACTCCCTGGCGCAGGACCTCTGGGGCTAG
- a CDS encoding glycoside hydrolase family 10 protein, with the protein MPTRLLPLGLLWMLVACGDSGTPPPEGPDTPLPPEPERVTVGHSRELRGVWVSTVLRLDWPPAEGMTPEAGRASLDSLVDEMAGLGLNALFFQVRPESDALYASALEPWSRFLSGTQGTDPGWDPLEHLVRAAHARGLEVHAWVNPYRALMSTTVVAAPDHVTQRLPAAAVTYNKAVVMNPGEPEVRQHVKAVVKDLLGRYDVDGLIFDDYFYPYPDAQQTPFPDTGTYERYQSAGGTLEKGDWRRENVNALIREVMATIVSEHPHVRFGVSPFGIWKSGVPVPGLDAYSAISCDAVTWMNQGWVDYLAPQLYWRESSAQSYSKLSSWWANGLVGGRHLFPAHAVHHLTSAQDWPLAELESQVAFTRTLRGQGALGDIHFRSMFLSNDGKGVKALFRDTLYAKPALPPLVPRMGAALIPPEPMVALEGLTARVSSPQPPAVRFHLLYREAAPGAWELVRVAGGAEARFEVSSGSWAVSAVGRGGAESQGVRITVP; encoded by the coding sequence ATGCCCACCCGACTGCTGCCCCTTGGACTGCTGTGGATGCTCGTGGCGTGCGGTGACTCCGGAACGCCTCCGCCAGAGGGCCCGGACACGCCCCTTCCCCCCGAGCCCGAACGGGTGACGGTGGGCCATTCCCGCGAGCTGCGCGGGGTCTGGGTCTCCACGGTGCTGCGGCTCGATTGGCCTCCCGCCGAAGGGATGACGCCCGAGGCGGGGCGCGCCTCGCTCGACTCGTTGGTGGACGAAATGGCGGGGCTGGGGCTCAACGCCCTCTTCTTCCAGGTCCGCCCGGAGTCCGACGCGCTCTATGCCTCCGCCCTGGAGCCCTGGAGCCGCTTCCTGTCCGGCACCCAGGGCACGGATCCGGGGTGGGATCCGCTGGAGCACCTGGTGCGTGCCGCGCACGCGCGGGGCCTGGAGGTCCATGCCTGGGTGAACCCCTACCGGGCGTTGATGTCCACCACCGTGGTGGCCGCGCCGGACCATGTCACCCAGCGGCTGCCCGCCGCGGCGGTGACGTACAACAAGGCGGTGGTGATGAACCCGGGCGAGCCCGAGGTCCGCCAGCACGTGAAGGCCGTGGTGAAGGATCTGCTCGGCCGCTACGACGTCGATGGGCTCATCTTCGACGACTACTTCTACCCGTACCCCGATGCCCAGCAGACGCCCTTCCCCGACACCGGGACGTACGAGCGCTATCAGTCGGCAGGGGGCACGCTGGAGAAGGGCGACTGGCGCAGGGAGAACGTCAACGCGCTCATCCGCGAGGTGATGGCCACCATCGTCTCCGAGCATCCCCATGTGCGCTTTGGCGTCTCGCCCTTCGGCATCTGGAAGAGCGGCGTGCCCGTGCCCGGCCTGGATGCCTACAGCGCCATCTCCTGCGATGCCGTCACGTGGATGAACCAGGGCTGGGTCGACTACCTCGCCCCCCAGCTCTACTGGCGCGAGTCGTCGGCCCAGTCGTACTCGAAGCTGTCCAGCTGGTGGGCCAACGGGCTGGTGGGCGGGCGGCACCTCTTCCCCGCGCACGCGGTGCACCACCTGACGTCCGCGCAGGACTGGCCCCTGGCGGAGCTGGAGTCGCAGGTGGCGTTCACCCGCACCCTGCGGGGCCAGGGCGCCCTGGGCGACATCCACTTCCGGTCGATGTTCCTCTCGAATGATGGCAAGGGCGTGAAGGCCCTCTTCCGCGACACGCTGTATGCGAAGCCCGCCCTGCCCCCCCTCGTGCCCCGCATGGGCGCGGCGCTCATCCCCCCCGAGCCGATGGTGGCCCTGGAGGGGCTCACCGCGCGGGTGAGCTCGCCCCAGCCGCCCGCGGTGCGGTTCCACCTGCTGTACCGCGAGGCCGCCCCCGGCGCGTGGGAGCTCGTGCGGGTGGCGGGCGGCGCCGAGGCCCGCTTCGAGGTCTCCAGCGGCTCGTGGGCCGTCAGTGCCGTGGGCCGCGGCGGCGCGGAGAGTCAGGGCGTGCGCATCACCGTGCCCTAG
- the acnA gene encoding aconitate hydratase AcnA, with protein sequence MTDSFGTKSQLKVGSKTYDFYSLGKLAQKNPAVNRLPLSLKVLLENLLRHEDGRVVKKEHVEKMLAWDPKATPDTEISFHPARVLLQDFTGVPAVVDLAAMREALASMGGDPAKINPRNPADLVIDHSVQVDSFATTASYKENAELEFERNRERYAFLRWGSNAFKNFGVVPPDIGICHQVNLEYLAQVTFRQGNVACPDTLVGTDSHTTMINGIGVVGWGVGGIEAEAALLGQPITMLIPQVVGFKLTGQLPAGATATDLVLTVTQMLRKKGVVGKFVEFYGNGVKNLSLPDRATIANMAPEYGATIGFFPVDEESLAYLRFTGRPDEVVALTEAYCKEQGLFRLDSAQDPVFSDTLELDLATVVPSLAGPKRPQDRVPLTDMKGAYEKALVEMLAAGKSKGEDDEGGGKKAPAAAVPPERLQQTSTVTAGSESYKMGHGAVVIAAITSCTNTSNPAVLVGAGLLAKKAVERGLTSKPWVKTSLAPGSRVVTEYLKEAGLLPYLEGVGFHVVGYGCTTCIGNSGPLTEPVANAVTEGDLVVAAVLSGNRNFEGRINPHVRMNYLASPPLVVAYALAGDVNRNLDKEPVGHDRNGKPVFLKDIWPSDEEIREVIRTAVKPEQFRTQYAHAMEGDTLWQQLQVNKGNTFQWEPKSTYVRKPPFFENLPKEPAALKDIHGAHVLAVLGDSVTTDHISPAGNIAKNSPAAKYLMAEGVEPKDFNSYGARRGNHEVMVRGTFANIRLKNLLVPGVEGGVTVHIPTREKTTIYDASMKYQQEGTPLVVLAGAEYGTGSSRDWAAKGTQLLGVKAVIAKSFERIHRSNLVGMGVLPLQFEAGQDAQSLGLTGHEKFTITGVSEGLAPQKMLTVKAEGEGGTKEFKALCRIDTPNELDYYRHGGILQYVLRQLAKA encoded by the coding sequence ATGACGGACAGTTTCGGCACGAAGAGCCAGCTCAAAGTGGGCTCCAAGACCTACGACTTCTACAGCTTGGGCAAGCTGGCCCAGAAGAACCCGGCGGTCAACCGCCTGCCCCTCTCCCTCAAGGTGCTGCTGGAGAACCTGCTGCGCCACGAGGACGGGCGCGTGGTGAAGAAGGAGCACGTGGAGAAGATGCTGGCGTGGGACCCCAAGGCCACGCCCGACACGGAGATCTCCTTCCACCCGGCGCGCGTGCTCCTGCAGGACTTCACGGGCGTGCCGGCGGTGGTGGACCTGGCGGCCATGCGCGAGGCGCTGGCGTCCATGGGCGGCGACCCGGCGAAGATCAACCCCCGCAACCCCGCGGACCTGGTCATCGACCACTCCGTGCAGGTGGACTCCTTCGCCACCACGGCCTCCTATAAGGAGAACGCGGAGCTGGAGTTCGAGCGCAACCGGGAGCGCTATGCCTTCCTGCGCTGGGGCTCCAACGCGTTCAAGAACTTCGGCGTGGTGCCGCCGGACATCGGCATCTGCCACCAGGTGAACCTGGAGTACCTGGCCCAGGTGACGTTCCGCCAGGGCAACGTGGCGTGCCCCGACACGCTCGTGGGCACCGACAGCCACACGACGATGATCAACGGCATCGGCGTGGTGGGCTGGGGCGTGGGCGGCATCGAGGCCGAGGCGGCGCTGCTGGGCCAGCCCATCACCATGCTGATTCCGCAGGTGGTGGGCTTCAAGCTGACGGGCCAGCTGCCCGCGGGCGCCACCGCCACGGACCTGGTGCTCACCGTCACCCAGATGCTCCGCAAGAAGGGCGTGGTGGGCAAGTTCGTGGAGTTCTACGGCAACGGCGTGAAGAACCTGTCGCTGCCGGACCGCGCCACCATCGCCAACATGGCGCCCGAGTACGGGGCCACCATCGGCTTCTTCCCGGTGGACGAGGAGAGCCTGGCGTACCTGCGCTTCACCGGCCGTCCGGACGAGGTGGTGGCGCTCACCGAGGCGTACTGCAAGGAGCAGGGGCTGTTCCGGCTGGACAGCGCGCAGGACCCCGTCTTCAGCGACACGCTGGAGCTGGACCTGGCCACGGTGGTGCCGAGCCTGGCGGGCCCCAAGCGGCCCCAGGACCGCGTGCCCCTCACGGACATGAAGGGCGCCTACGAGAAGGCGCTCGTGGAGATGCTGGCGGCCGGCAAGAGCAAGGGCGAGGACGACGAGGGCGGCGGCAAGAAGGCCCCCGCGGCGGCCGTGCCCCCGGAGCGCCTGCAGCAGACCTCCACCGTGACGGCGGGCAGCGAGAGCTACAAGATGGGCCACGGCGCGGTGGTCATCGCCGCCATCACCTCGTGCACCAACACCTCCAACCCGGCGGTGCTGGTGGGCGCGGGCCTGCTGGCCAAGAAGGCCGTGGAGCGCGGCCTGACCTCCAAGCCCTGGGTGAAGACGAGCCTGGCGCCGGGCAGCCGCGTGGTGACCGAGTACCTCAAGGAGGCGGGCCTCCTGCCGTACCTGGAGGGCGTGGGCTTCCACGTGGTGGGCTACGGGTGCACCACGTGCATCGGCAACTCGGGCCCCCTGACGGAGCCTGTCGCCAACGCCGTGACGGAGGGCGACCTGGTGGTGGCCGCGGTGCTCTCGGGCAACCGCAACTTCGAGGGCCGCATCAACCCGCACGTGCGCATGAACTACCTGGCCTCGCCGCCGCTCGTGGTGGCGTACGCGCTGGCGGGCGACGTGAACCGGAACCTGGACAAGGAGCCGGTGGGCCATGACCGCAACGGCAAGCCGGTGTTCCTCAAGGACATCTGGCCCTCGGACGAGGAGATCCGCGAGGTCATCCGCACCGCGGTGAAGCCCGAGCAGTTCCGCACCCAGTACGCCCACGCGATGGAGGGCGACACGCTCTGGCAGCAGCTCCAGGTGAACAAGGGCAACACGTTCCAGTGGGAGCCGAAGTCCACCTACGTGCGCAAGCCGCCCTTCTTCGAGAACCTGCCCAAGGAGCCCGCCGCGCTCAAGGACATCCACGGCGCGCACGTGCTGGCGGTGCTGGGCGACTCGGTGACGACGGACCACATCTCGCCCGCGGGCAACATCGCCAAGAACAGCCCGGCGGCCAAGTACCTCATGGCCGAGGGCGTGGAGCCCAAGGACTTCAACTCCTACGGCGCGCGCCGCGGCAACCACGAGGTGATGGTGCGCGGCACCTTCGCCAACATCCGCCTGAAGAACCTGCTGGTTCCCGGGGTGGAGGGCGGCGTGACGGTGCACATCCCCACGCGCGAGAAGACGACCATCTACGACGCCTCCATGAAGTACCAGCAGGAGGGCACGCCGCTGGTGGTGCTCGCCGGCGCCGAGTACGGCACGGGCTCCAGCCGTGACTGGGCGGCCAAGGGCACGCAGCTGCTGGGCGTGAAGGCCGTCATCGCCAAGAGCTTCGAGCGCATCCACCGCTCGAACCTGGTGGGCATGGGCGTGCTGCCGCTGCAGTTCGAGGCGGGCCAGGACGCGCAGTCCCTGGGGCTCACCGGCCACGAGAAGTTCACCATCACCGGCGTCTCCGAGGGCCTGGCGCCCCAGAAGATGCTCACGGTGAAGGCCGAGGGCGAGGGCGGCACGAAGGAGTTCAAGGCGCTGTGCCGCATCGACACGCCCAACGAGCTCGACTACTACCGCCACGGCGGCATCCTTCAGTACGTGCTGCGCCAGCTCGCCAAGGCGTAA